A window of Solanum stenotomum isolate F172 chromosome 9, ASM1918654v1, whole genome shotgun sequence genomic DNA:
AACACCATTATATTAGATGGAAATTACATACAAGAGAAATTAAAGTATATACTAACTATTAATTAATTGCTAAAAATTGGTATACATTCTCTTTTGCCAAGTATCAATTATTTCTACATATCCATATagtatctttttcctttaaaacTCTTTTTTGTACAACCCCATAATATAAAAAGTGTTAATTAAGACCAAAAAAGCTCCTACCACAAAGGGTAAAAGGAagcagtaaaaaaaaaaagactcatatataaatatattaccTCTTTAACTTGTTACCTTCATAATgattaataagtaatcaattgTCTCTTCTTTTCAACTATATATCTTGAGCATAGAAATCAATGATCTCCTTGAGATTTAGTTGAAACAAAGAAGAGCAATCATTTTGCATCAACCACAACATGTGTTCAAATAATATAGCATCAACATCCACATAAATCACTTTTTTCcctctattttcttttacttttcctCTATCTTCTTTTCTCACCATTTCAATCAAACTTCTAAATGGACTTTCTTCCAACACAAATGACTCCACCAAGAATTCCCTTTTTTCCTTTCCCACCATCACAGTTATCGGATAACTTGAATCATCATAACCATCTTCCACTAGTGGCCTATACCCTAATAATCGGCTCGAGCATCGCCTTGTCAAGATTGCTACCGGCAAAACTATGCAATCCATGAATTGTAACACACAAAAAACAATATGTTGCTAGAAAATGGCcacttatatatgtattttgtatgagataattttacctttttttggAGGGTATTTTGggaataaaatgaaagaaagggAAGAAGAGTTCTTGATGAGAGTAGCAAAGATTGAATTGGCCAGCCAACGGCTAGTGTAGATATGCAAATGAAAACAAAGAATATATagacattttttaatttatgtataagATATAGTTTGGTGTAATTTTCAATGGTTGTTTTCGTGGAAAGAGAGCCGTTTGAGTGAGAAGAAAAATTTCCTTAATTTTACTTTATGATGAGTGGTAGGAATATGAAAGGTGACAGATAGACAGACAAATTGGTAGGTCCAATGAAACTTGTGAAATAATATGGTGACAATTCTACTACTACTTTTTTTTGCCCTTGTGACTTGGTCCCCATcttctctttttattattttggaatTCGATAGTAGGAATTTACTAATCTGactaattttgatttattctttGATAAAATCATTAaggaaaattatttatgttcttaAGGATTGATTTTGTCACCTCAGATAAAAGGGGAGGAATCTCAATTATAACCACTTCGTTGTAAGGGTGGCTAAATTGGTGTAGCAGGTGGTATCTCATAAGGGATGTCATTGATTGATTCTCCTCGAGTTTTTGTCAATAACGTTCCTCGGTTGAGTTCATGATCACAACAAACTTGCTAAGTGTGGTTTACATCTTCTATATAATTTGACAAGTTATTGCATATGAACGAGTTCACCTAATACACATTTAAAGGATAGTGATTACGCATTTTcctagaaatttaaaaaaaaataagaaaaatcttCATTGTAACATCATATCTCTTGGTCATGGTCCCTATCTTACACTATTTTGTGTGTAATTATCGGTACGTGGTATCTGTTTACTCGGACAATTAAAATTCGTATCATGTAAAAtcttataaagaaaaatacttttttgttaaaaatttccttatttctaaatttttaatttgagaCTTCTCATTAAAGACGGAAATTTCCAACCATTCATAAAGCCTTATTGGTGGATCCACATTAACTTGAAAtatcactattatcttacattAAAACACGTGTATGGGGTATAAGAGCCAGTTGGAATTGGAAATAGAGAGTTCGCATCAATTATTTCAAAGCGCGTTTAACAAACAAAGCCGACTTCCATGTTGAATGGATGGAGCaccaacaaaattataaaataaaaataaaataatttgtaaaagaGGAAAGTAAGATTATTCtacaaaattcatatatataaagtccaacatgaaaaaaattagaattaaaaaaaaatgttggatAAATCTTATGtttccatattttattttatggtaGGAATAAATATTATGATGTAAAAATAGATTATAATTTATCTGAGTATGTTAGAtatattctctttattttttttaagataagAGTAAAGTTATGTACACCTCTTTCTCTAAATATAACTTGTAAAATTATACTGGGGATATATTATTAATGTAAACATGGATTATAATATGCAACAAATTATAAAGGAAACATTTTTACCTTATAAAACATTATGTGGGAAATATGTCATTTTCCAAAGAAATGGTAAAAAGTACTCCTTTAGAAATTTTGGACTTAAATTATAAGAAGTCTAATTATTGCTTAGAAGAAACTCGAGTTGCATTCCGTATCaaaaaaaagaatgagaaaaactatatattataacaaAATAGTGGATAAGCTTAATTTCATGGGTCAAGTTTGTTTGAATTCCACATATTTTCCTTCTACTCCAACTTAATTTCAGCCAACTAACATGCCAAATAGGTCGGTCAAATCCTAACTAAACATTACCAGATTTAGGTAGAGTAAATAAAGCATCACTAGGTCGTTTGATCGATGGGATAAGGAAATAATcctgatataaaatgtgaagttatTGTATGAGACATTTGGCTATAGATATTAATTAGTCATGGAAtttgatcaaatattttattgttttatttttcatatcatTACTAATTCTCAATATTTTCTTCCCAACATTGAATTTCGAATTCTCTCTCGATTACATTTTCATTGTACAatttattgtataattttttgtaaataaCTTTATGGACATATTAATAgaaaattttcttatcaatACTTTTTAGTCGAAATAACGAACTATTTATTATaagtttaatattttcaatcataatccaaacaggctctgaGTTATGTTGTAACAACTAATGTAATTTGAACTTAGTAGCATATTATGAAACTTTACCGGCAGACAAATCTAGAGATAGTAAAGTCATGTGTAATTAGCTTTTTAAAAGTCGATGAATTATGTAAAACACTAGTGATATTTCTAGGAAGTGTCATAAATCGATAGACTTTAACTATagatataatacataaatatgtcatttaacttggttTAGTTGACGTTTATGCTCTACAATTTTAGATGTGCACAAGTACACTTTCattctacatgacaattttgtgttcTACGTGTGTTATGTCATGTAAGACTCATGTGTCttttatacaaattcaaatgtctacttgtgcactcCCAAAGATGAATGACATAAATGTTAGCTAAAGCtaaattaaatgacatatttatgtattactaCGTCTTAAGGTGTGTTGGGTCTTTGATAGAACCAAAGATAAAGAGGGTGTAGGCCATTGGGTGGGTGGACTGCAAACCCCACGACCACAACACGTCTACAGCTTTCATGGCTTTGGTAAAGAACTGCTTAGCGTGTGCTTTCTCGAGTGTTACTTAGAATAAAGATAGTTAGACTCTACCAAATCTATAGGCTATGTCAATAGTCATCGCCTTGTCTGACTTCCGTCTTCCATTAGCATTGCCTATAACTTCAAAAACGTTGTAGCggtcataaaataaaaagacattTTGATCTTTAACCTAATAATTGGCTCTCAATCTGGTTAGACGTAAGGTAAAAAGCACAAAATCTTTCTTCATgattcatcaataaagacgaggAAGCACGTTATAAAGATGGAATCATCAGCATTTTCACAATAAACGTGAGTTCAAGTTGATCATAATTGGCAGACATGTTGATAACTCATCATGATTGTTAAAAGGAAATAATTGATTATTTCTAACCAGAAGGCAAGTGAAGAAAATACTCCATTCATTTAGAAGAATTTCTACCCGATCTAATAATTCCTAGAAGTTAAAAATCTTAACCATCTGGaagtaaataatatttcaaCCAAACATCACCTAACATATACTACTACTAAAACCATAGTGCCAAAGAAACCATGAAAATGGATTTCTGTAAATCAGCCATATGCCTTTTACCTTAACTACATACTGGAAAGAGGGgagaaaaaataggaaaataagcTCAAGTTGAGAAATCAAGAAACGCCTATACTCTGCCTGTTAGCATTGCGAATCAACTGCCAACTCTGTTGCAAGGGGAATGAGGAAGTCAAGTACCCTTGGCAACGTCATGTCGACAAAGAAAAAGTGTTTTCACAGCGATTTTGGCCAGCCCATATTTGCATACATTGACATACCATGCATTGGTTGGCCAGCGTTACCATAAGGTCCTGATTCATGTTGGAAAGGACTGTCGCCATTTTCCTCAGACGAGTCACTTGAGGCATCACCTTGAGAAAGGGGGCTCTCCCCTGTGGCGGGAGCACCAAAATTCAACATATTGGATGGTGGTGTCGAAGATGGCACCTTAGACTTGGGCTTTTTCCCTTCAGCAAGGAAGCTACCCACGATTACCTGGTCATGAATTTAAAACAGTTTAATGACACATCCTGAACTCAAACAAGAGGGGCAAGAGTATAAAGGCAGATGCAGCGCACCTGCACTGGTGTGGCAGCCATAAGCACTCCTGAAACTCCACCACCCATTACTCTACCATCTGCCCCAGCCAGTGACACACTTAGACCACTTGGTCCACTGCTGCCATTATTTTCTGACCGCATGAAGGAACCTGTCAATGAGATGATCTCATATCGGCCCTGCATACAAAAGTAACAGGTTAAATATCATGAGATTACttaccaaagaaaaaaatacatacaGCATATGAGATTAGTAGTATAcgtaatatataattatacGCATTACAAGTGAATCAACCACATAGCTCATCCATTGCCAACTCAATCAGGTTAACAATACCATGTTCTAGAAACGTTCAATGATGAAATTAAGCTTCCATTTCAGCTCCACAGGATCATGCACAAAAAGAACCAATGCAATTGCTCACATGTGATCAACTGACTAATAGCATGTTTGGTCAAGTTTCTaggagacaaaaacaaaaagccAACTCGAAGCACAAAGCATCTTGCATTCAAACTAATGATTCTTTAAGAAATGATCGGCCCCAACTAAACCTTGTTTAAGCAATAAGGAACTTATTACCTATGGTTAGCAAACACAAGTATGCTCTGGTAGAAGAACTTACACATAAATATCCTGAACCATGTTTtatgattataaaatatttgagttTAGGGCATATGCACATCATAAACTATAAGTCTCCTCTTTTCAAGGCCAGGTTTTGTAAGCCTGCATCAAACTAAGCCAATTGTTTTTTTAACAGTCTAACCAACTATTAGCTTGGAAAGTGATGTTGCAAGGACTTATAGATGTAGATACCACGTTAAATGCTTTGGTGACCTAGTTATCTCCACTCGCCCCTTACTAGCATTTTAATTAGTCAGTTTCTCTCCTTGAGAAAGGTTTGCCTAAGTTAAGTAAGAGAATTAGAAAGATGCTTTAGGGATGAGGGATATCAATCTCTGTAGAGAAACGACCTACGAGAGTAGATCCAATTGAAAGACTATCCTTCAGAAGAGAGACCATTATGGCATAGAATGCACCTTTATCTTTCTGTAGGTTAAAATGCTAGCCCATTTTAGCAACCAAATATTGAGTAGATGGATGTGCGGACATACTAGGAGAGATAAGGTTAGGAATGAAGATATTTGGGGCAAGGTAGGAGTGGCCACTGTGGTGGTTAAGATGCGGGAAATGAGGCTGAGATGGTTCGGACATACCAGGAGAGATAAGATCAGGAATGATGGGACAAGGTAGGAGAGGCCCTAGTGGTGGTTAAGCGGGAAATGAGGCTGAGATGTTTCGGACATACCAAgagataagattaggaatgaagaTTGAAAATATATGGGACAAGGTAGAGTGGCCCTAATGGTGGTTAACATGCAGGAAATGAGGCTGAGATGGTTCGTACATCTGAACAGAGCTATGTAGATGCCCTggtgaggaggtgtgagaggttggccGTAGTGGGTTGAGGAGGTGTAAAGGTAGGTCGAAGAAGCA
This region includes:
- the LOC125876316 gene encoding auxin-responsive protein SAUR77 — translated: MDCIVLPVAILTRRCSSRLLGYRPLVEDGYDDSSYPITVMVGKEKREFLVESFVLEESPFRSLIEMVRKEDRGKVKENRGKKVIYVDVDAILFEHMLWLMQNDCSSLFQLNLKEIIDFYAQDI